The Neodiprion virginianus isolate iyNeoVirg1 chromosome 5, iyNeoVirg1.1, whole genome shotgun sequence genome contains a region encoding:
- the LOC124305037 gene encoding coiled-coil domain-containing protein 39, giving the protein MALIHDVLTELGWGDGFHVPVANEENKRLEEEIDRKTKYKSSLSLELDSVTRRIDTIKKHIGNVALEHENNQKLLTAHSMQLDSEDHLFRLCNSTNSKMCQEVRQYNKERNDVIQRIQSKKCELSKLTERLEELKKNAKFDNYQLVQWEEALRRGQEDNQLIERYMKTDSQKFKELELRRQKLQTQVECCRQTVVTAVNGVFEMENVMDRTARLYGDALKERQQLISQWTQSVLVLKQRDDEIHKALREIDKLREVAREKMEVLQEAEKFIENQVKNNKLLEEQIRQLEKKLVAIKDERLRLSENFNTYTTELHMYKKMLAHAAQRTQSVRAKRKRAQAEIENRNRKLEEWRKQIQELKETYDEIDHRRTNIAERTKQLENMIEKEEKFQSLINKEINRIQGMNMRSTSQISELEGEIKTLELQIENERKKVEVLEILHVKERRKLKEKIDSAYHRDFEIQKGRMKLGHLSGAEQDGAELEKKEKTIEELGKCLTDKNDLLKLLQSQIKTLEHDMKKLSTHIANDEAQLKLLKNKKQDQVLLMEGGEKHLKVARARNEETQVNENILRLRIYQAERTVSNINNKVYNLEKYKLEIQATMQEREAEIKAQKEALAVRKKTASTETSELRMAIAERKTRIQQLQTRYDKLMSCLGTTADGEPLTTTYIKIKSAQEKYALQEQGDKLDESIRKTECEIQSMENTLRIVNASNDKYKKSLGLVEERGPEQMEQERLGEEMYNETERFRYRRAQLVQAKADIEVMKDSYKQLLEDIEKANDKETCKKRFLETLKHQISDQLEKQLRADKSLHKVYKDIQNKKLCADDSLILMQEKDIAIHELEEQNGLALQHITELTVRHAEAEPYIKKLLSDKNMVLPCTNYLKPSPTSSRCHSSASSISTKMATRKSENVFSTLCPSTESLGSIVNIQANFEDTSLHGKAKRCTDPSTRPKKPISQCSTQSSSSGKSGLAKKK; this is encoded by the exons ATGGCATTAATTCATGATGTTTTGACGGAGCTGGGTTGGGGTGATGGATTTCACGTGCCTGTTGCTAACGAGGAGAACAAGAGGCTCGAGGAAGAG ATCGACAGAAAGACAAAGTACAAAAGCTCGCTGAGCCTTGAGTTGGACTCCGTCACCCGGCGTATCGATACGATAAAGAAGCACATTGGAAATGTCGCCCTGGAACACGAGAACAACCAAAAATTGCTCACCGCTCACTCCATGCAGCTGGATAGCGAGGATCACTTGTTCAGGTTGTGCAATAGCACAAATTCCAAGATGTGTCAGGAGGTGAGGCAATACAACAAGGAGCGGAATGATGTCATCCAAAGGATTCAGAGTAAAAAATGTGAGCTGAGTAAGCTCACGGAGAGGCTTGAGGAACTAAAGAAAAATGCCAAGTTTGATAACTACCAGCTTGTTCAATGGGAAGAGGCTTTGAGGCGGGGCCAGGAGGACAACCAGCTTATTGAACGGTATATGAAAACTGATAGCCAGAAGTTTAAG GAACTGGAATTGAGGCGGCAGAAACTGCAGACACAGGTAGAATGTTGCCGGCAAACCGTCGTCACTGCTGTCAATGGTGTTTTTGAAATGGAGAATGTAATGGACAGGACAGCCAGGCTGTACGGCGACGCCTTGAAGGAACGCCAGCAGCTCATAAGTCAATGGACACAAAGCGTACTCGTGCTCAAGCAGAGGGATGATGAAATTCACAAGGCCTTGAGG GAAATAGATAAGCTACGGGAAGTGGCTAGAGAAAAAATGGAGGTGCTGCAGGAGGCTGAGAAGTTTATCGAGAACCAGGTCAAGAATAACAAACTGCTCGAGGAACAAATCAGACAGCTGGAGAAAAAACTCGTTGCAATTAAAGACGAGCGATTGAGGCTCTCCGAGAATTTTAATACGTATACAACAGAG CTTCACATGTACAAGAAAATGCTGGCGCATGCGGCGCAAAGGACACAGAGTGTGAgggcgaaaagaaaaagggcACAGGCGGAAATTGAGaacagaaatagaaaattggaGGAGTGGCGAAAGCAGATACAAGAGCTGAAGGAGACTTATGACGAAATAGATCATCGGAGAACTAACATAGCAGAGAGAACCAAGCAACTCGAGAATAtgattgag aaggaggaaaaattcCAATCGCTCATCAATAAGGAAATTAATCGAATCCAAGGAATGAATATGCGGAGCACGAGTCAAATATCTGAGCTTGAGGGCGAGATAAAAACATTGGAGCTACAAATTGAGaatgagaggaaaaaagttgaagtaCTAGAGATTTTGCATGTCAAAGAGagacgaaaattgaaagagaaaatagaTTCTGCCTATCATCGTGACTTTGAGATACAAAAGGGTCGGATGAAACTCGGACACCTCAGTGGAGCCGAGCAAGACGGAGCAGAgttagaaaagaaagaaaaaacgatagAGGAATTGGGAAAATGTTTGACTGATAAAAATGACCTGTTGAAGCTTCTTCAGTCTCAGATTAAGACTCTGGAG CACGACATGAAGAAATTATCGACTCATATAGCTAATGACGAAGCGCAGTTAAAACTGCTGAAGAACAAGAAGCAGGATCAAGTGCTGCTTATGGAGGGAGGTGAAAAACACTTAAAAGTAGCCAGAGCTCGAAACGAGGAGACCCAAGTGAACGAAAACATACTTAGGTTAAGAATTTACCAAGCGGAACGAACTGTATCGAATATCAACAACAAAGTATACAATTTGGAGAAGTACAAACTTGAGATACAAGCG ACAATGCAAGAGAGAGAAGCTGAAATAAAAGCTCAGAAGGAAGCCCTTGCCGTGAGAAAAAAGACAGCCAGCACAGAGACGTCAGAATTACGCATGGCGATCGCCGAGCGCAAGACGCGTATACAACAGCTACAAACTAGGTACGACAAACTGATGTCTTGCTTGGGGACGACAGCAGACGGGGAGCCCTTGACAACAACttacataaaaattaaaagcgcGCAAGAGAAGTATGCCCTTCAAGAGCAGGGGGACAAACTTGACGAATCGATTAGAAAAACTGAATGTGAGATTCAGAGTATGGAGAACACGTTAAGGATTGTCAATGCGTCCaatgataaatataaaaaaagtttggGGCTAGTCGAAGAGCGAGGACCCGAGCAAATGGAGCAGGAAAGATTGGGCGAGGAAATGTACAATGAGACGGAACGCTTCAGATACAGAAGGGCACAACTGGTACAGGCTAAGGCCGACATAGAG GTAATGAAAGATAGCTATAAACAGCTATTGGAAGACATAGAGAAGGCAAATGACAAAGAGACATGTAAAAAGCGTTTTCTGGAAACCCTGAAGCATCAGATAAGCGATCAACTGGAAAAGCAGTTGAGGGCTGACAAAAGCCTTCACAAAGTATACAAGGACATTCAAAACAAGAAACTCTGTGCCGATGACAGTTTGATCCTAATGCAGGAG aaGGATATTGCAATTCATGAACTTGAAGAGCAGAACGGTCTTGCCCTGCAACACATCACTGAGCTCACGGTTCGTCATGCCGAGGCTGAGCCCTATATAAAGAAATTACTGTCGGACAAAAATATGGTATTGCCCTGTACCAACTATCTCAAGCCATCACCAACATCTAGTCGATGCCACAGCAGCGCCAGTTCCATATCGACTAAAATGGCAACGAGGAAGAGCGAAAATGTGTTTTCAACATTGTGTCCATCGACAGAGAGTTTGGGATCCATTGTCAATATACAGGCAAACTTTGAGG ATACAAGTTTACATGGAAAAGCTAAGAGGTGCACAGACCCTAGTACACGGCCTAAGAAACCAATCTCTCAGTGTAGCACTCAATCCTCGTCGAGTGGTAAATCCGGTctagctaaaaaaaaatga